One window of Phycisphaeraceae bacterium genomic DNA carries:
- the dnaN gene encoding DNA polymerase III subunit beta produces the protein MKVICDRGALLDAINLISGAVAARTPKVQLTCVKFTAAKQGNAGEVTLVATDAEISLRLRLAQVDVQQPGEALIPADKLRQIVSAEDSEPTLTVETENEIVHIRGQDAHFKVFGYQVADFPPVPDIADVISGSDGAKAKAVFTQNSGLLSGTVARTLFATARENSRYAINGVLMKRDGKKLEMVATDGRRLALCRSSLTGGGDKDAKTISCIVPTKALNMLQRLLGNPEEIVQIAITDNQVFFGIGGGSKNDAPHSVLSSTLVEGAFPPYEDVIPKDQDKKVTFDRDVLSSAVRRAALLTNEESRGVRMNFQSKKKHLELSSRAPEMGEAKVDIDLAGYEGDDIEIGFNPTFITDALKVISDPQVIMELKAPNKPGVVKSGGDFVYVVMPVNLQ, from the coding sequence ATGAAAGTCATTTGTGATCGCGGCGCTCTTCTGGACGCCATCAATCTGATCTCGGGTGCGGTGGCAGCGCGGACCCCGAAAGTACAGCTCACCTGCGTCAAGTTCACGGCCGCCAAGCAGGGCAACGCCGGCGAAGTCACACTGGTCGCCACCGACGCCGAGATCTCTTTGCGCCTTCGCCTCGCGCAGGTGGACGTGCAGCAGCCCGGCGAAGCGCTGATCCCGGCGGACAAACTCCGCCAGATCGTCTCGGCCGAAGACTCAGAACCGACACTGACCGTCGAAACCGAGAACGAGATCGTGCACATCCGGGGCCAGGACGCGCACTTCAAAGTCTTCGGCTATCAGGTCGCCGATTTTCCGCCCGTGCCGGATATCGCGGATGTGATCTCGGGCAGCGACGGCGCCAAGGCCAAGGCCGTCTTCACGCAGAACTCCGGCCTGCTTTCGGGCACCGTTGCACGCACGCTCTTCGCCACGGCGCGCGAGAACAGCCGCTACGCGATCAATGGCGTGCTCATGAAGCGCGACGGCAAAAAGCTCGAAATGGTCGCGACCGACGGACGCCGCCTCGCGCTCTGCCGCTCCTCGCTCACCGGCGGCGGCGACAAGGACGCCAAGACGATCTCCTGCATCGTTCCGACCAAAGCTCTGAACATGCTGCAGCGGCTGCTCGGCAATCCCGAAGAAATCGTCCAGATCGCGATCACCGACAACCAGGTGTTCTTCGGAATCGGCGGCGGCAGCAAGAACGATGCACCTCACTCGGTCCTGAGTTCCACCCTCGTCGAGGGCGCGTTCCCTCCCTACGAAGATGTCATCCCCAAGGACCAGGACAAGAAAGTCACCTTCGACCGCGACGTACTCTCGAGCGCCGTCCGGCGCGCCGCGCTGCTCACCAACGAAGAGTCCCGCGGCGTTCGCATGAACTTCCAGTCAAAGAAAAAGCACCTGGAACTCTCCAGCCGCGCCCCGGAAATGGGCGAAGCCAAGGTCGATATCGATCTTGCCGGCTACGAAGGCGACGACATCGAGATCGGTTTCAATCCCACCTTCATCACCGATGCCCTCAAGGTCATCAGCGACCCGCAGGTGATCATGGAACTGAAAGCCCCGAACAAGCCCGGCGTGGTCAAGAGCGGCGGCGACTTCGTCTACGTCGTCATGCCCGTCAACCTGCAGTAA
- a CDS encoding BamA/TamA family outer membrane protein, with amino-acid sequence MYRPHHAMAKVRHKFRRLAALPLLLCCAIAFPTGAQTQPAPQPERPVGAPPAEGPLRRDEPKPGPPDVQLEVFEGRPVREIRLVKPVRPKQEDEPVTYEPVDSETAKLVRNQLRLREGAAYDQSVVSSDITRLNRLGRFKQVETRAQPYDDGSVALIYILQLQPIVQDVQSVGNRKFSDQQIAKEVDILRGTPVDPLQLERACRRIEALYRKKGYYLARVSVEEEQLEKSGIVIFNIREGERLKVVDIRFEGNRSFGAAEIQPVIKTKVAWLFNRGPLDDDVLDDDVGSIIRFYKDRGYLDVRVDRNIRPAPTGKEAIVTFLIDEGPVYTLRSVETFYMEFARSFPTIAEAKADMKPGEKMLVLGPEARPGSPERNIFVSRDGQISSEQAKGLMLIKPGDVYSVDKLDKSIRAIANALGTMGYVDAQVTRRERRDTEQPRVDIVVFITQGKEYRTGEVIIQGNDITQQKVARRQIELQPDRPLDTVALENSTRRLKQTNVFDNQRVRITAQKPEDSDPEHRDVLAEVAETNTGEFNIGAAISSDGGVLGRISITQRNFDIADPPDTAGELFSGRAFRGGGQTFNITALPGDKVQSYGVSLAEPYLFETNFAGSAAFAYNQRIYDQYSEQRVGPRFALSRRFGTRWLATMPFSFEKAVIYDIPPSSAVDIYESQGSANIYRVGLNLSRSTFDDPVQPTRGTKFQIGAEQVYGTYNYNIFHAEHQIFIPLSEDYLGRTTTLSFHTRVGYIPQGRDKVPVYDRFYLGGSDLRGFQFRTVSPRTVAFDTGLPSPEPIGGTWMFNFGPEVKIPIYDDILALVFFVDSGTVLFEPGFDQYRVSVGTGLRVNIPQLSGAPLAFDFGFPVKKEPQDSGRLFTFSVDVPF; translated from the coding sequence GTGTATCGTCCCCACCACGCGATGGCGAAAGTCCGCCACAAGTTCCGAAGGCTCGCGGCGTTGCCGCTCCTGCTCTGCTGCGCGATCGCGTTCCCTACCGGCGCGCAGACGCAGCCCGCGCCCCAACCCGAGAGGCCGGTCGGCGCGCCGCCCGCCGAAGGACCTCTGCGGCGCGATGAACCAAAGCCGGGCCCGCCCGATGTGCAGCTCGAAGTCTTCGAGGGTCGGCCCGTGCGCGAGATCCGGCTTGTCAAGCCGGTGCGCCCCAAGCAGGAAGACGAACCCGTTACCTACGAGCCCGTGGACAGCGAGACCGCAAAGCTCGTCCGCAACCAGTTGCGACTGCGCGAGGGCGCCGCCTACGACCAATCGGTTGTTTCCTCCGACATCACCCGTCTCAACCGCCTCGGCAGATTCAAGCAGGTCGAAACCCGCGCACAGCCCTACGACGACGGCAGCGTCGCGCTCATCTACATCCTGCAGCTCCAGCCCATCGTGCAGGACGTGCAGAGCGTCGGCAACCGAAAGTTCAGCGACCAGCAGATCGCCAAGGAAGTGGACATTCTCCGCGGCACGCCCGTCGATCCCCTCCAGCTCGAGCGCGCCTGCCGACGCATCGAGGCGCTTTACCGAAAGAAGGGCTACTACCTCGCCCGCGTCTCCGTGGAAGAGGAGCAACTCGAGAAGAGCGGCATCGTCATCTTCAACATCCGCGAGGGCGAACGGCTGAAAGTCGTGGATATCCGCTTCGAAGGAAACAGGAGCTTCGGCGCGGCCGAGATCCAGCCCGTCATCAAGACCAAGGTCGCGTGGCTCTTCAACCGCGGCCCCCTCGACGACGATGTGCTCGACGACGATGTCGGGAGCATCATCCGGTTCTACAAAGACCGCGGCTACCTCGACGTGCGCGTGGACCGGAACATCCGCCCGGCGCCGACTGGCAAGGAGGCGATTGTCACCTTCCTGATCGACGAGGGCCCGGTGTACACGCTCCGGAGCGTCGAAACTTTCTACATGGAGTTCGCGCGCAGCTTCCCCACAATCGCCGAAGCCAAGGCGGACATGAAGCCGGGAGAAAAAATGCTGGTGCTCGGGCCAGAGGCCCGCCCCGGCAGCCCGGAACGCAACATCTTTGTTTCACGCGACGGCCAGATCTCCTCCGAACAGGCCAAGGGGCTCATGCTGATCAAGCCCGGCGACGTCTACAGCGTGGACAAGCTGGATAAATCAATCCGTGCGATCGCCAACGCGCTGGGAACGATGGGTTACGTCGATGCGCAGGTGACCCGCCGCGAGCGGCGCGATACCGAACAGCCCCGGGTCGACATCGTGGTCTTCATCACCCAGGGAAAAGAGTACAGAACGGGCGAGGTCATCATCCAGGGCAACGACATCACCCAGCAGAAAGTGGCGCGTCGCCAGATTGAGCTGCAGCCCGACCGTCCCCTCGACACGGTCGCGCTCGAAAACAGCACGCGCCGCCTCAAGCAGACCAATGTCTTCGATAATCAGCGCGTCAGAATCACCGCGCAGAAACCGGAGGATTCCGACCCGGAACACCGCGACGTCCTTGCCGAAGTCGCGGAGACCAACACCGGGGAATTCAACATCGGCGCCGCGATCAGCAGCGACGGCGGCGTGCTCGGGCGCATCTCGATCACCCAGCGCAATTTCGATATCGCCGATCCACCCGATACCGCCGGCGAACTCTTCAGCGGGCGCGCATTCCGCGGCGGTGGACAGACATTCAACATCACGGCCCTCCCCGGCGACAAGGTTCAAAGTTACGGCGTCTCCCTCGCCGAGCCGTATCTGTTTGAAACAAACTTCGCCGGCTCCGCGGCGTTCGCGTACAACCAGCGCATCTACGACCAGTACAGCGAGCAGCGCGTCGGCCCGCGCTTCGCGCTCAGCCGGCGCTTCGGCACCCGTTGGCTCGCCACAATGCCGTTCAGCTTTGAGAAGGCGGTCATCTACGACATCCCGCCTTCCTCCGCAGTCGACATCTACGAGTCGCAGGGTTCCGCCAATATCTACCGTGTCGGGCTCAATCTCTCGCGTTCCACCTTCGACGATCCGGTGCAGCCGACGCGCGGCACCAAGTTCCAGATCGGTGCCGAGCAGGTCTACGGCACGTACAACTACAACATCTTCCACGCCGAGCACCAGATCTTCATCCCCCTCAGCGAAGACTATCTCGGGCGGACAACCACTCTCTCTTTCCACACACGCGTCGGATACATCCCGCAGGGGCGCGACAAGGTCCCCGTCTACGACCGCTTCTATCTCGGCGGCTCGGATCTGCGCGGCTTCCAGTTCCGCACGGTGTCGCCGCGAACGGTTGCGTTCGATACCGGACTCCCCAGCCCCGAGCCCATCGGCGGCACGTGGATGTTCAATTTCGGACCCGAAGTCAAAATCCCCATCTACGACGACATCCTGGCGCTCGTCTTCTTTGTTGATTCCGGCACGGTGCTCTTCGAACCCGGTTTTGATCAGTACCGCGTCTCCGTCGGCACCGGCCTGCGCGTGAACATCCCGCAGTTGTCGGGCGCACCCCTCGCGTT